A single genomic interval of Phycisphaerae bacterium harbors:
- a CDS encoding FAD-dependent oxidoreductase, with protein sequence MRDVDVIVIGSGQGGVPFAVKMSYRGKRTALIERSDLGGSCVNFGCTPSKAFLGSAQAIGRARHAAGLGAECRVKAHFGGVMARVRDIRDRWRQSVREYVEDSAVELVRAEARFVGERTVEAGGEQYRAPLVLIDTGRRSRIPPIEGLQDGPYLSAENFFELTEMPDRTAVLGAGYVGLELGQGLARLGSRVTIIDRADHALVLEEPQVGEAVAQSLKRDGIDLRLKTTIERVRRDRGKVQMTLSTGGTLEADAILVAAGRAPNTEALDLARTGVETDEDGCVRVNQHLETACEGVYAIGDVAGQPPFTHVSWEDHRRVLGVLDGESRRRDDRAVGYAVFTDPQVGRAGLTLDQARRRGLAVREVSMPVAETARGIEWGQTIGFYRVVVEEPSGRIIGATLVGDEAGELVSIFLVMMEGGDDWRVMERTMNIHPTYAEGIPILKQEPAQRELHHLLFFRSGWPHRQCT encoded by the coding sequence ATGCGTGACGTGGACGTCATTGTGATTGGCAGCGGGCAGGGAGGCGTGCCGTTCGCGGTGAAGATGTCGTATCGCGGCAAGCGGACGGCGTTGATCGAGCGGAGCGACCTGGGCGGGAGCTGCGTGAATTTCGGCTGCACCCCGTCCAAGGCGTTTCTGGGATCGGCCCAGGCCATCGGCCGGGCGCGTCACGCAGCGGGACTGGGCGCGGAATGCCGGGTCAAGGCGCATTTCGGCGGCGTGATGGCGCGGGTGCGGGACATCCGCGACCGGTGGCGCCAGAGCGTGCGCGAGTACGTCGAGGACTCGGCGGTGGAGCTGGTGCGGGCCGAGGCGCGGTTCGTCGGCGAGCGGACGGTGGAGGCGGGCGGCGAGCAATACCGGGCGCCGCTGGTGCTGATCGACACGGGCCGTCGGTCGCGGATTCCGCCGATCGAAGGGCTGCAGGACGGTCCGTACCTGTCGGCGGAGAACTTCTTTGAGTTGACGGAGATGCCGGATCGCACCGCGGTGCTGGGCGCGGGCTACGTCGGCTTGGAGTTGGGTCAGGGACTGGCGCGGCTGGGCAGTCGGGTGACGATCATCGATCGTGCGGATCACGCGCTGGTACTGGAAGAGCCGCAGGTGGGAGAGGCGGTGGCCCAGAGTCTCAAGCGGGACGGGATCGATCTGCGGCTGAAAACGACGATCGAGCGGGTACGGCGCGACCGCGGGAAAGTGCAGATGACCCTTTCGACGGGCGGCACGCTGGAGGCCGATGCGATCCTGGTGGCGGCGGGACGGGCGCCGAATACCGAAGCCCTTGACCTGGCCAGGACCGGCGTGGAGACAGACGAGGATGGCTGCGTGCGGGTCAACCAGCATCTGGAGACGGCGTGCGAAGGCGTCTATGCGATCGGCGACGTGGCGGGCCAACCGCCGTTCACGCACGTTTCGTGGGAGGATCACCGCCGCGTGCTGGGCGTGCTGGACGGCGAGTCGCGGCGGCGCGACGATCGCGCCGTGGGCTACGCCGTGTTCACAGATCCGCAGGTCGGACGGGCGGGACTGACGCTCGATCAGGCCAGGCGGCGGGGCCTGGCGGTGCGCGAGGTGTCGATGCCGGTGGCGGAGACGGCGCGGGGAATCGAATGGGGCCAGACGATCGGGTTCTATCGCGTGGTGGTGGAAGAGCCCAGCGGCCGGATCATCGGCGCGACGCTGGTCGGCGACGAGGCGGGCGAACTGGTCAGCATCTTTCTGGTGATGATGGAAGGCGGCGACGACTGGCGGGTGATGGAGCGGACGATGAACATCCATCCGACGTACGCGGAGGGGATACCCATCCTTAAACAAGAACCCGCACAACGAGAGCTCCATCATCTGCTTTTCTTCCGCTCGGGGTGGCCGCACCGCCAATGCACTTGA